A single genomic interval of Alligator mississippiensis isolate rAllMis1 chromosome 15, rAllMis1, whole genome shotgun sequence harbors:
- the DEDD gene encoding death effector domain-containing protein isoform X2: protein MEYFLGWSAKSSLPFLRELGGAHRHQPLCRMAALKRSRAQAWPEERGDREHGLYSLHRMFDIVGTHLTHRDVRVLSFLFVDVIDDYERGMIRSGRDFLLALERQGRCDETNFRQVLQLLRIITRHDLLPYVTLKRRRAVPPHHPVVCCSSAGPQICTKRPGRGRALLSSQRKRRKSVTPDPKEKQTCDIRLRVRAEYCQHETALQGNVFSNKQDPLERQFERFNQANTILKSRDLGSIICDIKFSELTYLDAFWRDYINGSLLEALKGVFITDSLKQAVGHEAIKLLVNVDEEDYEVGRQKLLRNLMLQTAP from the exons ggtTGGAGTGCTAAGAGCAGCCTCCCGTTCCTTCGGGAACTGGGTGGCGCACACAGACATCAGCCCCTGTGCAGGATGGCTGCCTTGAAACGGAGTCGAGCCCAAGCTTGGCCGGAggagagaggggacagggagcatgGACTGTACAGCTTGCACCGCATGTTTGACATTGTGGGCACTCACCTGACCCACCGGGACGTGCGGGTGTTGTCCTTTCTCTTTGTGGACGTGATAGACGATTATGAGAGGGGCATGATCCGCAGCGGCCGGGACTTCCTGCTGGCGCTAGAAAGGCAGGGCCGCTGTGATGAGACCAACTTCCGCCAGGTGCTACAGCTGCTGAGGATTATTACTCGCCATGACTTGCTGCCCTACGTCACCTTGAAGAGGAGAAGGGCTG TGCCTCCCCATCACCCTGTGGTCTGCTGCTCCTCGGCGGGACCTCAGATCTGTACCAAGAGGCCTGGCCGTGGGAGAGCTCTTCTCAGTAGTCAGCGGAAGAGGAGGAAGTCGGTGACACCAGATCCCAAGGAGAAACAGACTTGTG ATATCCGCCTGCGTGTGCGAGCCGAGTACTGCCAGCATGAGACGGCGCTGCAGGGCAACGTCTTCTCCAACAAGCAGGACCCCCTGGAGCGGCAGTTCGAGCGTTTCAACCAGGCCAACACAATCCTCAAGTCCCGGGACCTGGGCTCCATTATCTGTGACATCAAGTTCTCTGAGCTCACCTACCTCGACGCGTTCTGGCGAGACTACATCAACGGCTCCTTGCTGGAGGCCCTCAAGGGCGTCTTCATCACAGACTCGCTCAAGCAGGCGGTGGGCCACGAGGCCATCAAGCTGCTGGTCAACGTGGACGAGGAGGATTACGAGGTGGGGCGCCAGAAACTCCTGAGGAACTTGATGCTGCAGACGGCGCCCTGA
- the DEDD gene encoding death effector domain-containing protein isoform X1 codes for MAALKRSRAQAWPEERGDREHGLYSLHRMFDIVGTHLTHRDVRVLSFLFVDVIDDYERGMIRSGRDFLLALERQGRCDETNFRQVLQLLRIITRHDLLPYVTLKRRRAVCPDLVDKYLEETSIRYVTPRAHSDAEHGLGHPHKSVPPHHPVVCCSSAGPQICTKRPGRGRALLSSQRKRRKSVTPDPKEKQTCDIRLRVRAEYCQHETALQGNVFSNKQDPLERQFERFNQANTILKSRDLGSIICDIKFSELTYLDAFWRDYINGSLLEALKGVFITDSLKQAVGHEAIKLLVNVDEEDYEVGRQKLLRNLMLQTAP; via the exons ATGGCTGCCTTGAAACGGAGTCGAGCCCAAGCTTGGCCGGAggagagaggggacagggagcatgGACTGTACAGCTTGCACCGCATGTTTGACATTGTGGGCACTCACCTGACCCACCGGGACGTGCGGGTGTTGTCCTTTCTCTTTGTGGACGTGATAGACGATTATGAGAGGGGCATGATCCGCAGCGGCCGGGACTTCCTGCTGGCGCTAGAAAGGCAGGGCCGCTGTGATGAGACCAACTTCCGCCAGGTGCTACAGCTGCTGAGGATTATTACTCGCCATGACTTGCTGCCCTACGTCACCTTGAAGAGGAGAAGGGCTG TGTGTCCAGACCTCGTAGACAAGTACCTAGAAGAGACATCCATTCGCTACGTGACGCCCCGAGCTCACAGTGATGCAGAGCATGGTCTTGGCCACCCTCACAAATCAG TGCCTCCCCATCACCCTGTGGTCTGCTGCTCCTCGGCGGGACCTCAGATCTGTACCAAGAGGCCTGGCCGTGGGAGAGCTCTTCTCAGTAGTCAGCGGAAGAGGAGGAAGTCGGTGACACCAGATCCCAAGGAGAAACAGACTTGTG ATATCCGCCTGCGTGTGCGAGCCGAGTACTGCCAGCATGAGACGGCGCTGCAGGGCAACGTCTTCTCCAACAAGCAGGACCCCCTGGAGCGGCAGTTCGAGCGTTTCAACCAGGCCAACACAATCCTCAAGTCCCGGGACCTGGGCTCCATTATCTGTGACATCAAGTTCTCTGAGCTCACCTACCTCGACGCGTTCTGGCGAGACTACATCAACGGCTCCTTGCTGGAGGCCCTCAAGGGCGTCTTCATCACAGACTCGCTCAAGCAGGCGGTGGGCCACGAGGCCATCAAGCTGCTGGTCAACGTGGACGAGGAGGATTACGAGGTGGGGCGCCAGAAACTCCTGAGGAACTTGATGCTGCAGACGGCGCCCTGA
- the NIT1 gene encoding deaminated glutathione amidase, giving the protein MLVGGTSRGLFLSQLEAPPPGAMFVGGTSRYFLLKRVYLQPSLGRHVCEGRVALKPPLGRHLCRGRPQQARPPVPGGRWGLAPAASRELLRPPRRGAGSMAAPGPGPRRLVAAVQLTATDDAERNAAACERLVREAAARGAGLVCLPEAFAALGPPGQPGPAEPLRGALVRRCARLARACRVWLSLGGFRELRPGHGHGHSDSAGRAYNCHLLIGPDGSMAAAYRKIHLFDVELAGRVSLQESSYTHPGSDIAPPVSTSVGKVGLAICYDLRFPEISLALAREGAEILTFPSAFTETTGPAHWEVLLRARAIETQCYVVAAAQTGKHNEHRSSYGHTMVVDPWGRVIAQCQEGPGLCYAEIDLPYLHRLRQEMPLWAHRRPELYGSVGILKKAPLLHEAVETEADPCQPGDSTEEKQEEPPPITS; this is encoded by the exons ATGCTTGTTGGGGGCACATCGCGCGGCCTGTTCCTGAGCCAACTTGAAGCCCCTCCCCCAGGCGCCATGTTTGTTGGGGGCACGTCGCGCTACTTTCTCCTGAAGAGAGTTTATTTGCAACCCTCCCTGGGGCGCCATGTTTGTGAGGGGCGCGTCGCGCTGAAGCCCCCCCTAGGGCGCCATCTTTGTCGCGGGCGCCCGCAGCAGGCGCGGCCGCCGGTGCCCGGAGGTCGCTGGGGCCTGGCCCCGGCCGCGTCCCGCGAGCTGCTGCGGCCCCCCCGGCGCGGCGCCGGCTCCATGGCGGCCCCCGGGCCCGGGCCGCGCAGGCTGGTGGCGGCGGTGCAGCTGACGGCCACGGACGACGCGGAGCGTAACGCGGCGGCCTGCGAGCGCCTGgtgcgggaggcggcggcgcgcGGCGCGGGGCTCGTCTGCCTGCCCGAGGCCTTCGCCGCGCTGGGGCCGCCCGGGCAGCCCGGCCCGGCCGAGCCGCTGCGCGGGGCCCTGGTGCGGCGCTGCGCCCGCCTCGCCCGCGCCTGCCGCGTCTGGCTCTCCCTCGGCGGCTTCCGCGAGCTCCGCCCgggccacggccacggccacagCGACAGCGCGGGGCGCGCCTACAACTGCCACCTGCTCATCGGGCCCGACG GCTCCATGGCGGCCGCCTACAGGAAGATCCACCTCTTCGACGTGGAGCTGGCGGGGCGCGTCTCGCTGCAGGAGAGCAGCTACACCCACCCGGGCTCCGACATCGCGCCCCCGGTCAGCACGTCCGTGGGCAAG gttgGCCTCGCCATCTGCTACGATCTGCGCTTCCCTGAAATCTCCCTGGCACTGGCCCGGGAGGGAGCCGAGATCCTCACCTTCCCGTCAGCCTTCACCGAGACCACGGGGCCTGCCCACTGGGAG gtGCTGCTCCGGGCCCGCGCCATAGAGACCCAGTGCTACGTGGTTGCAGCAGCGCAGACAGGGAAGCACAACGAGCATCGCTCATCCTACGGCCACACCATGGTGGTGGACCCCTGGGGCCGTGTCATTGCCCAGTgccaggaggggccagggctgtgctacgCCGAGATCGACCTTCCCTACCTGCACCGCCTGCGCCAGGAGATGCCCCTCTGGGCTCACCGCCGGCCCGAACTCTACGGCAGTGTCGGCATCCTGAAGAAGGCCCCGCTGCTCCACGAGGCTGTCGAAACTGAGgcggacccctgccagcctggagacAGCACAGAGGAGAAGCAGGAGGAGCCCCCACCTATCACTAGCTAG
- the PFDN2 gene encoding prefoldin subunit 2 codes for MRRTGEEMADSGKARPGPASPAAGKTLTAEQVVAGFNRLRQEQRGLASKAAELEMELNEHSLVIETLREVDPTRRCYRMVGGVLVERTVKEVLPALESNKEQINKIIETLNQQLQTKGRELNEFREKHNIRLMGEDDQKQPPKDSAEGSGPKASSAGVLVS; via the exons ATGCGCAGAACGGGCGAGGAAATGGCGGATAGCGGGAAGGCTCGGCCTGGCCCGGCGTCTCCTGCTGCTGGCAAAACCTTGACGGCGGAGCAG GTGGTGGCCGGCTTCAACCGGCTGCGACAGGAGCAGCGGGGCCTGGCCTCCAAGGCGGCggagctggagatggagctgAACGAGCACAG CCTGGTGATCGAGACGCTGCGCGAGGTGGACCCCACGCGGCGGTGCTACCGCATGGTGGGCGGCGTGCTGGTGGAGCGCACCGTCAAGGAGGTGCTGCCCGCGCTGGAGAGCAACAAGGAGCAG ATCAACAAGATCATCGAGACGCTGAACCAGCAGCTGCAGACGAAGGGCCGGGAGCTGAACGAGTTCCGGGAGAAGCACAACATCCGCCTCATGGGCGAGGACGACCAGAAGCAGCCGCCGAAGGACAGCGCGGAGGGCAGTGGGCCCAAGGCCAGCTCTGCCGGCGTCCTGGTCTCCTAG
- the KLHDC9 gene encoding kelch domain-containing protein 9 isoform X1 → MQSWLHRPGPTWSFYPGFLFFMSCLGPNQLRGLSSEQSSIAQVSAGMSAAPSLWDWKPVARDALLARAHHSCDVVRGKLLLFGGLRSGEPKEPPLGDTVAFDPVLLTAETVVPDSGDPRSHHDTAVLADRWLCVVGGWDGAHRISSVGCFDAEQGRWERWAEGPSNDPPVGLSSHTCTKVSEHELRVVGRQGGLRTQRRFASLYTLRVNPTTKTYWYKEEDLRLASRAGHSAMLLHDPGGYRLVVFGGRDSCDVEVAGRWSKTKIHVEPVHAPKLTAQLSRLVGSGRGSPQAPKGLRHQSCSVVGPFAVVFGGETLAKGRDAVCNDLYIYDTRCSSPSWLHFPGSDRRQKRVGHRTCLWDDKLYLVGGFGPDGKTPCPEVCVLDVPE, encoded by the exons ATGCAGTCCTGGCTGCACCggcctggccccacctggagttTTTATCcaggttttttatttttcatgtccTGCCTGGGGCCAAACCAGCTGCGAGGTCTATCGAGCGAGCAGAGCTCCATCGCTCAG gtcagtgcTGGCATGAGCgctgcccccagcctctgggaCTGGAAGCCCGTCGCCCGGGATGCCCTGCTTGCCCGCGCCCACCACTCCTGCGACGTGGTACgggggaagctgctgcttttCGGGGGGCTGAGGTCAGGCGAGCCCAAGGAACCGCCGCTGGGGGACACAGTGGCCTTTGACCCTGTGCTGCTGACGGCCGAGACGGTGGTGCCAGACAGCGGGGACCCGCGCAGCCACCATGACACGGCCGTGCTGGCCGACCGCTGGCTGTGCGTGGTGGGCGGCTGGGACGGCGCGCACCGCATCTCGTCAGTGGGCTGCTTTGATGCCGAGCAGGGGCGCTGGGAGCGCTGGGCCGAGGGGCCCTCCAACGACCCCCCGGTGGGGCtcagcagccacacctgcaccAAGGTGTCGGAGCACGAGCTGCGGGTGGTGGGCCGGCAGGGCGGCCTGCGCACCCAGCGGCGCTTCGCCAGCCTCTACACGCTGCGCGTCAACCCCACCACCAAGACCTACTG GTACAAGGAGGAGGATTTGCGCCTGGCCTCACGGGCCGGGCACTCGGCCATGCTGCTCCACGACCCCGGTGGCTACCGGCTGGTGGTGTTCGGGGGCCGCGACTCCTGTGATGTGGAGGTGGCCGGACGCTGGAGCAAGACCAAAATCCAT GTGGAGCCCGTGCACGCGCCGAAGCTAACGGCGCAGCTCTCTCGCCTGGTGGGCTCGGGGAGAGGCTCCCCGCAGGCTCCCAAGGGCCTGAGGCACCAGTCCTGCAGCGTGGTCGGGCCTTTCGCTGTGGTCTTTGGGGGGGAGACATTGGCCAAGGGGAGAGATGCCGTCTGCAATGACCTCTACATCTATGACACAA GATGCTCCTCCCCGAGCTGGCTCCACTTCCCTGGCTCAGACAGGCGCCAGAAGAGGGTCGGGCACCGCACCTGCCTGTGGGATGACAAGCTGTACCTGGTCGGGGGCTTCGGGCCCGATGGGAAGACACCCTGCCCCGAGGTCTGTGTCCTGGACGTCCCCGAGTGA
- the KLHDC9 gene encoding kelch domain-containing protein 9 isoform X2: protein MSAAPSLWDWKPVARDALLARAHHSCDVVRGKLLLFGGLRSGEPKEPPLGDTVAFDPVLLTAETVVPDSGDPRSHHDTAVLADRWLCVVGGWDGAHRISSVGCFDAEQGRWERWAEGPSNDPPVGLSSHTCTKVSEHELRVVGRQGGLRTQRRFASLYTLRVNPTTKTYWYKEEDLRLASRAGHSAMLLHDPGGYRLVVFGGRDSCDVEVAGRWSKTKIHVEPVHAPKLTAQLSRLVGSGRGSPQAPKGLRHQSCSVVGPFAVVFGGETLAKGRDAVCNDLYIYDTRCSSPSWLHFPGSDRRQKRVGHRTCLWDDKLYLVGGFGPDGKTPCPEVCVLDVPE, encoded by the exons ATGAGCgctgcccccagcctctgggaCTGGAAGCCCGTCGCCCGGGATGCCCTGCTTGCCCGCGCCCACCACTCCTGCGACGTGGTACgggggaagctgctgcttttCGGGGGGCTGAGGTCAGGCGAGCCCAAGGAACCGCCGCTGGGGGACACAGTGGCCTTTGACCCTGTGCTGCTGACGGCCGAGACGGTGGTGCCAGACAGCGGGGACCCGCGCAGCCACCATGACACGGCCGTGCTGGCCGACCGCTGGCTGTGCGTGGTGGGCGGCTGGGACGGCGCGCACCGCATCTCGTCAGTGGGCTGCTTTGATGCCGAGCAGGGGCGCTGGGAGCGCTGGGCCGAGGGGCCCTCCAACGACCCCCCGGTGGGGCtcagcagccacacctgcaccAAGGTGTCGGAGCACGAGCTGCGGGTGGTGGGCCGGCAGGGCGGCCTGCGCACCCAGCGGCGCTTCGCCAGCCTCTACACGCTGCGCGTCAACCCCACCACCAAGACCTACTG GTACAAGGAGGAGGATTTGCGCCTGGCCTCACGGGCCGGGCACTCGGCCATGCTGCTCCACGACCCCGGTGGCTACCGGCTGGTGGTGTTCGGGGGCCGCGACTCCTGTGATGTGGAGGTGGCCGGACGCTGGAGCAAGACCAAAATCCAT GTGGAGCCCGTGCACGCGCCGAAGCTAACGGCGCAGCTCTCTCGCCTGGTGGGCTCGGGGAGAGGCTCCCCGCAGGCTCCCAAGGGCCTGAGGCACCAGTCCTGCAGCGTGGTCGGGCCTTTCGCTGTGGTCTTTGGGGGGGAGACATTGGCCAAGGGGAGAGATGCCGTCTGCAATGACCTCTACATCTATGACACAA GATGCTCCTCCCCGAGCTGGCTCCACTTCCCTGGCTCAGACAGGCGCCAGAAGAGGGTCGGGCACCGCACCTGCCTGTGGGATGACAAGCTGTACCTGGTCGGGGGCTTCGGGCCCGATGGGAAGACACCCTGCCCCGAGGTCTGTGTCCTGGACGTCCCCGAGTGA